In the genome of Mycoplasma seminis, one region contains:
- the rpsI gene encoding 30S ribosomal protein S9, whose protein sequence is MANNVMYRGLGRRKSSVARVRLTPGTGKFVINNRDAREYLTSDIYLKDANQPFVLTDTFGTFDVSVNVNGGGLSGQAGAIRLGIARALLEANVDYRAALKEAGMLTRDARAKERKKPGLRAARRARQFSKR, encoded by the coding sequence ATGGCTAATAATGTAATGTACCGTGGTTTAGGTAGAAGAAAATCTTCAGTTGCTCGTGTAAGACTTACACCAGGAACAGGTAAATTTGTTATCAACAACCGTGATGCTAGAGAATATTTAACATCTGATATTTACTTAAAAGATGCAAACCAACCATTTGTTTTAACTGATACATTTGGAACATTTGATGTTAGTGTTAATGTAAACGGTGGAGGACTTAGTGGACAAGCTGGTGCAATTAGACTTGGAATTGCTCGTGCTTTATTAGAAGCTAATGTTGACTACCGTGCAGCTCTTAAAGAAGCAGGAATGCTTACAAGAGATGCTCGTGCTAAAGAACGTAAAAAACCAGGTTTACGTGCTGCACGTCGTGCAAGACAATTCTCAAAACGTTAA